A region of Desulfolithobacter dissulfuricans DNA encodes the following proteins:
- a CDS encoding PAS domain S-box protein: MIRNYWHRLSVGSKMSAGLLILLVMLLSLAVTGCFTFWYIRHAERAISASSEIGRLTLEMDRSMEKARRLMDDFLIQYPVMGLNKAHIRYAQPSIREAARAINTSTLLREKLNRTDLTSKFNLYLSLARRFARTSIEAIELVTRLAVPERGLEDRFRTIARQIDEKISRLHSLEDLHRQMLLASKDYLLTRKRPYMQSAFNVRFRIIQALEQSTELSQEEKLKLLDLLEQCRKTADDILSTDRALREKLHDFALQAEAVAPVSAILINESKQQMERAQLHISRAYRIAAGAMAAIFAAGLVSAIVISRILQHSITGNIVRLTEAAAGLRQGNMDVALPVAGRDEIGELARTFSLMAGQIKNHVQNLEATISRRTAELAASEERFRSLVDSLHKVAVQGYDENRRVFFWNRTSEELYGYTAEEACGRQLEDLTIPEEIRDEVLGAIQDCLDNDTPIPPAEQVLRDKDGNPVPVYSTHVLLTNRAGGRELYCVDVDLRDLKKEEEKRRQTELVYKELFEHSSSGVAVYEAVDKGADFIFKDFNRAGERIERVRREDLIGKRVSEVFPGVAQLGLLEVFREVWKTGRPKRHPLSWYEDERLQGWRENMVYKLPSGEIVAVYDDLTREKQEEEEKEVLRHKLQQVKKMEAIGLMAGGVAHDLNNILSGIVSYPELLLGQLDEGSELYAPIKTMQRAGERAAAVVADLLTVARGAAGVREVVDVNDLVREYFDSPEHQQISARFPGVQFHTELAREPQVITCSPVHISKCLMNLVLNGAEAVATSGRVVVSTGGRSVSGDGADVSLEAGEFVVLRVQDNGSGISPGDLERIFEPFYTKKVMGKSGTGLGLAVVWNTVQDHGVV, from the coding sequence ATGATCCGAAACTACTGGCATCGCCTCAGCGTGGGCAGCAAGATGTCCGCCGGTCTGCTCATCTTGCTGGTGATGCTGTTGTCCCTGGCGGTCACCGGCTGCTTCACCTTCTGGTATATCCGCCATGCCGAGCGGGCCATCAGTGCCAGCAGCGAGATCGGCCGGTTGACCCTGGAAATGGACCGGAGCATGGAGAAGGCCCGGCGACTGATGGATGATTTTCTGATCCAGTATCCAGTCATGGGGCTCAACAAGGCCCATATCCGCTATGCCCAGCCATCCATCCGCGAGGCAGCCCGGGCCATCAACACCAGTACCCTGCTGCGGGAGAAACTGAACCGCACAGACCTGACCAGCAAGTTCAATCTCTACCTCTCTTTGGCGAGACGATTCGCCCGGACCTCCATCGAGGCCATCGAACTGGTGACCAGGCTGGCGGTGCCCGAGCGCGGTCTCGAGGATCGGTTCCGGACGATTGCCCGGCAGATCGACGAGAAAATTTCCAGGCTCCATTCCCTGGAGGATCTGCACCGGCAGATGCTTCTGGCATCCAAGGACTATCTGCTGACCAGGAAGCGGCCCTACATGCAGTCGGCCTTTAACGTTCGTTTCCGGATCATCCAGGCACTGGAACAGTCGACGGAGCTTAGCCAGGAGGAAAAGTTGAAGCTTTTAGACCTCCTGGAGCAGTGCAGGAAGACCGCCGATGATATCCTCTCCACCGACCGCGCTCTGCGGGAAAAACTGCATGATTTCGCCCTCCAGGCCGAGGCAGTGGCTCCGGTTTCGGCCATCCTGATCAACGAGTCCAAACAGCAGATGGAGCGGGCCCAGCTCCATATCAGCCGGGCCTATCGGATAGCGGCCGGCGCCATGGCGGCTATTTTTGCCGCCGGGCTGGTCTCGGCCATTGTTATCTCCCGCATTCTCCAGCACAGCATTACCGGCAATATCGTTCGGTTGACCGAGGCTGCGGCCGGCCTGCGCCAGGGTAACATGGACGTGGCTCTGCCCGTGGCCGGGAGGGATGAAATCGGCGAACTGGCCCGAACCTTTTCTCTCATGGCCGGCCAGATCAAGAACCATGTGCAAAACCTCGAGGCTACCATTTCCCGCCGGACTGCGGAGCTGGCAGCCAGCGAGGAACGGTTCCGTTCCCTGGTTGACAGCCTGCACAAGGTCGCTGTCCAGGGCTATGACGAGAACCGGCGGGTCTTTTTCTGGAACAGAACCAGCGAGGAACTGTACGGCTATACGGCCGAGGAGGCCTGTGGCCGCCAGCTGGAGGACCTGACCATCCCCGAGGAAATACGGGACGAGGTCCTTGGTGCGATCCAGGACTGCCTGGACAACGATACGCCTATTCCGCCGGCGGAGCAGGTTCTGCGGGACAAAGACGGGAATCCGGTGCCGGTCTACTCCACCCATGTCCTTTTGACCAACCGGGCCGGGGGACGGGAGCTTTACTGTGTGGACGTGGATCTTCGCGACCTGAAGAAGGAGGAGGAGAAACGGAGACAGACCGAGCTGGTCTACAAGGAGCTGTTTGAACATTCCAGCTCCGGGGTGGCGGTCTACGAGGCAGTGGATAAGGGAGCGGATTTTATTTTCAAGGATTTCAACCGGGCCGGAGAACGGATCGAGCGGGTCCGGCGGGAGGACCTGATCGGCAAAAGGGTGTCCGAGGTCTTCCCCGGAGTGGCGCAGCTCGGCCTGCTTGAGGTTTTCCGCGAGGTCTGGAAAACCGGCCGGCCGAAAAGGCATCCGCTGTCCTGGTACGAGGACGAGCGGCTCCAGGGCTGGCGCGAGAACATGGTCTATAAGCTGCCTTCCGGCGAGATTGTTGCGGTCTACGATGATTTGACGCGGGAAAAGCAGGAGGAAGAGGAAAAAGAGGTCCTGCGTCACAAGCTGCAGCAGGTGAAGAAGATGGAGGCCATCGGCCTCATGGCCGGTGGGGTGGCCCATGACCTTAATAACATCCTCTCCGGGATCGTCAGCTATCCCGAACTGTTGCTCGGCCAGCTGGACGAGGGCTCCGAGCTGTATGCGCCGATCAAGACCATGCAGCGGGCCGGTGAGAGGGCGGCGGCCGTGGTGGCCGACCTGCTGACCGTGGCCCGGGGCGCGGCCGGAGTCCGCGAGGTGGTGGATGTCAACGACCTGGTCCGGGAGTATTTTGACTCGCCGGAACATCAGCAGATCAGCGCCCGTTTTCCCGGGGTCCAGTTCCATACCGAACTGGCCAGGGAGCCGCAGGTCATCACCTGTTCTCCGGTTCATATCAGCAAGTGTCTGATGAATCTGGTGCTCAACGGCGCCGAGGCCGTGGCCACCAGCGGTCGGGTGGTGGTGAGCACCGGTGGCCGGTCTGTCAGCGGGGATGGGGCCGATGTGTCGCTTGAAGCCGGGGAGTTTGTGGTCCTGCGTGTCCAGGACAACGGCAGTGGCATATCACCCGGGGATCTGGAGCGTATCTTCGAGCCGTTTTATACCAAGAAGGTCATGGGCAAGAGCGGAACCGGGCTTGGCCTGGCCGTGGTCTGGAACACGGTCCAGGATCACGGGGTAGTGTGA